A genomic stretch from Theobroma cacao cultivar B97-61/B2 chromosome 4, Criollo_cocoa_genome_V2, whole genome shotgun sequence includes:
- the LOC18601200 gene encoding probable inactive receptor kinase RLK902, with translation MKLNPNTHASSIISFSLLLWATLLVSVSSDLASDRAALVALRAAVGGRSLLWNLSSTPCNWTGVKCEQNRVVVLRLPGMGLSGHLPIAIGNLTQLQTLSLRFNALSGPIPSDFANLASLRNLYLQGNGFSGEIPGFLFTLQNLIRLNLANNNFTGTIPESVNNLTRLGTLYLENNHLSGSIPDVNLPSLVQFNVSFNQLNGSIPKALSGESESAFQGNSLCGKPLVPCNGTESSSSKLSGGAIAGIVVGCVVGVLLILILLICLCRRKGGKKTETRDVGPAKQAEVEIPQEKAAGEADNRSSGLSGVVKKEARSSGTKNLVFFGKASRVFDLEDLLRASAEVLGKGTFGTAYKATLEMGMIVAVKRLKDVTVSEKEFKEKMEVVGAMDHQNLVSLRAYYFSGDEKLLVYDYMPMGSLSALLHGNRGAGRTPLNWDTRSGIALGAARGIAYLHSKGTGISHGNIKSSNILLTTSYEARVSDFGLAHLAGPMSTPNRVDGYRAPEVTDARKVSQKADVYSFGILLLELLTGKAPTHALLNEEGVDLPRWVQSIVREEWTAEVFDLELLRFQNVEEDMVQLLQLAINCTAQYPDKRPSMAEVTSQIEELCRSSSEKETYQTPDVGDGSSQQAYSVDSGAPSSVKD, from the exons ATGAAGCTAAATCCCAACACCCATGCTTCTAGCATAATCAGTTTCTCCTTGTTGTTATGGGCAACACTGTTGGTCAGTGTGAGTTCAGATCTAGCATCCGACAGGGCAGCCCTGGTGGCTCTCCGAGCAGCTGTTGGTGGACGCTCACTTTTATGGAATCTGTCAAGCACCCCATGTAATTGGACAGGTGTCAAGTGCGAACAAAACAGAGTCGTCGTGTTAAGGCTGCCTGGAATGGGACTGTCAGGTCACCTTCCCATTGCCATTGGCAACTTGACTCAGCTCCAAACGCTTTCACTTCGTTTCAACGCTCTGTCTGGGCCAATCCCTTCTGACTTTGCCAATCTTGCATCTCTTCGAAACCTCTACTTACAGGGGAATGGTTTTTCTGGTGAGATTCCTGGATTCTTGTTCACTTTACAGAACCTGATCAGGCTTAATCTTGCGAACAATAATTTCACGGGTACGATCCCGGAGAGTGTTAATAATTTGACTAGGTTGGGTACTTTGTATTTGGAGAACAATCATTTATCTGGGTCGATACCAGATGTTAATTTGCCTTCACTTGTGCAATTCAATGTTtcttttaatcagttaaacgGGTCAATCCCCAAAGCATTGTCCGGGGAGTCAGAGAGCGCTTTTCAAGGGAATTCTTTATGTGGGAAGCCTTTGGTTCCTTGTAACGGGACTGAGAGTAGTAGCAGTAAATTGTCTGGTGGAGCAATTGCTGGTATTGTGGTTGGGTGTGTGGTTGGtgttttgttgattttgattcttttgataTGCTTGTGTAGAAGGAAGGGAGGTAAGAAAACGGAGACAAGGGATGTTGGCCCTGCAAAACAGGCTGAGGTTGAAATTCCGCAAGAAAAGGCTGCAGGGGAGGCTGATAATAGAAGCAGTGGGTTATCTGGGGTAGTCAAAAAAGAAGCTAGGAGTAGTGGGACTAAGAATTTGGTGTTTTTTGGGAAGGCGTCTAGGGTATTCGATCTAGAGGATTTATTGAGGGCATCTGCTGAGGTTTTGGGTAAAGGAACATTTGGAACGGCATATAAGGCTACTTTGGAAATGGGGATGATTGTTGCAGTGAAGAGGTTGAAGGATGTGACAGTGTCAGAGAAGGAATTCAAGGAGAAGATGGAGGTAGTTGGAGCCATGGATCATCAGAACTTGGTCTCATTAAGGGCCTACTATTTTAGTGGGGATGAGAAGCTTCTTGTATATGATTACATGCCTATGGGAAGCTTGTCTGCACTTTTGCATG GTAACAGAGGAGCTGGTAGGACTCCATTGAATTGGGACACAAGGTCTGGCATCGCCCTTGGAGCTGCCAGAGGCATTGCATACCTCCATTCCAAGGGCACAGGAATATCCCATGGAAACATCAAATCGTCAAATATCCTGCTTACTACATCCTATGAAGCTCGTGTATCTGATTTTGGTCTCGCTCATCTTGCTGGCCCTATGTCAACTCCCAACCGTGTTGATGGCTACCGAGCACCTGAGGTAACAGATGCTCGTAAAGTATCCCAAAAAGCCGATGTCTACAGCTTTGGTATATTGCTTCTAGAACTGCTTACAGGGAAGGCACCCACACATGCCTTACTGAATGAGGAAGGAGTAGACCTCCCAAGATGGGTCCAATCTATAGTTCGAGAGGAGTGGACTGCTGAGGTGTTCGACCTTGAACTTCTGAGATTCCAGAATGTTGAGGAGGATATGGTCCAGCTCTTACAGCTTGCCATCAATTGCACTGCTCAGTATCCCGACAAGCGTCCTTCAATGGCTGAGGTAACAAGCCAAATTGAGGAGCTCTGTCGCTCTAGCTCAGAAAAAGAGACTTATCAAACCCCCGATGTAGGTGATGGGTCTTCCCAGCAGGCTTACTCAGTTGATTCAGGCGCTCCATCTTCAGTAAAGGACTAA